From Medicago truncatula cultivar Jemalong A17 chromosome 7, MtrunA17r5.0-ANR, whole genome shotgun sequence, a single genomic window includes:
- the LOC25499641 gene encoding eukaryotic translation initiation factor 3 subunit D: MPSAATFDLGAVPFNPDGWGPLESTADNTNVPFAPFSRSDKLGRIADWTRNFNNNNNPNRSKNPADTAFDFTSDPSFPNFAEDDSSFRLVDGKPPPRPKFGPKWRFQRQLQLPQRRDEEVEAKKREAEKERARRDRHYQSRSNPSNHRRELFKSSVDIQPEWNMHDQIPFSTFSKLSFTVSEPEDLLLCGALESYDRSYDRIAPKNERRLERFKNRNFFKVTTTDDPVIRRLANEDKATVFATDAILSTLMCASRSVYSWDIVVQRVGNKLFFDKRDGSQLDLLSVHETSQEPLPEAKDDINSAHSLSVEASYINQNFSQQVLIRDGKKVTFDEPNPFANEGEEVASVGYRYRRWKLADDMYLVARCEVHSVVDVNNQRSFLTLNALNEFDPKYSGVDWRQKLETQRGAVLATELKNNANKLAKWTAQALLGSADMMKLGYVSRIHPRDHFNHVILAVVGYKPKDFAAQINLNPNNMWGIVKSIVDLCMKLNEGKYVLVKDPSKPQVRIYEVPADAFENDYVEEPIPEEEQVQPHADGAEEAVDGAEEVSTAAATNDVEDTKTDGQA; encoded by the coding sequence ATGCCTTCAGCTGCAACATTCGACCTAGGCGCCGTTCCCTTCAACCCTGACGGATGGGGCCCACTCGAATCCACCGCCGATAACACCAACGTCCCCTTCGCTCCTTTCTCACGTTCCGACAAACTCGGCCGTATCGCCGATTGGACTCggaatttcaacaacaacaacaaccctaACCGATCTAAAAACCCCGCCGATACCGCTTTCGATTTCACCTCCGACCCTTCCTTCCCTAACTTCGCCGAAGACGACTCCTCTTTCCGTCTCGTTGACGGTAAACCCCCTCCCCGTCCAAAATTCGGTCCTAAATGGCGCTTCCAACGCCAACTTCAGCTTCCTCAACGTCGCGATGAAGAAGTTGAAGCCAAGAAACGTGAGGCTGAGAAAGAAAGAGCTCGTCGTGATCGTCATTACCAGAGCCGCTCAAACCCTAGCAATCACCGCCGTGAGCTTTTCAAATCTTCAGTTGATATTCAACCCGAATGGAACATGCATGATCAGATCCCGTTTTCAACTTTCTCCAAACTGTCATTCACTGTCTCAGAGCCTGAAGATCTTCTCCTATGCGGTGCCCTTGAATCCTACGATCGTTCCTACGATCGAATTGCACCGAAGAATGAACGTCGTCTTGAGAGGTTTAAGAATAGGAATTTCTTCAAAGTTACCACCACTGATGACCCTGTTATTCGTAGGCTTGCAAATGAGGATAAAGCTACGGTTTTTGCTACCGATGCTATTTTATCTACGCTGATGTGTGCTTCTAGGTCTGTTTACTCTTGGGATATTGTTGTTCAGCGTGTTGGGAACAAGCTTTTCTTTGATAAGCGTGATGGGTCTCAGTTGGATTTGCTTTCTGTCCATGAGACTTCTCAGGAGCCATTGCCTGAGGCTAAAGATGATATTAATTCCGCTCATTCCCTTAGCGTGGAGGCTTCTTATATCAATCAGAATTTCTCTCAGCAAGTTTTGATTAGGGATGGGAAAAAGGTTACTTTTGATGAGCCAAATCCTTTTGCTAATGAAGGGGAAGAGGTTGCTTCTGTTGGTTATAGGTATAGGAGGTGGAAGCTTGCTGATGATATGTATCTTGTTGCTAGGTGTGAGGTTCATAgtgttgttgatgttaacaACCAGAGGTCTTTCCTTACTTTGAATGCGCTGAATGAGTTTGATCCCAAGTATTCTGGTGTTGATTGGAGGCAGAAGTTGGAGACACAAAGGGGTGCTGTGTTGGCTACTGAGCTTAAGAATAATGCTAATAAGTTGGCTAAGTGGACTGCTCAAGCTCTTTTGGGTAGTGCTGATATGATGAAGTTGGGATATGTGTCTCGTATTCATCCTCGTGATCATTTCAACCATGTGATCTTGGCTGTGGTTGGGTATAAACCTAAGGACTTTGCGGCACAAATTAATCTGAATCCAAACAATATGTGGGGGATTGTGAAGTCTATTGTGGACTTGTGCATGAAGTTGAATGAAGGGAAATATGTTCTTGTGAAGGATCCGTCTAAGCCACAGGTTAGGATTTATGAGGTTCCAGCTGATGCATTTGAGAATGACTATGTAGAGGAGCCAATACCAGAGGAGGAGCAAGTTCAACCACATGCAGATGGTGCAGAGGAGGCTGTTGATGGTGCAGAGGAAGTTTCTACTGCTGCCGCTACCAATGATGTGGAAGATACGAAGACTGATGGTCAAGCTTAA
- the LOC25499642 gene encoding calmodulin-binding protein 60 G — MASKRASHVGSTSSYDKDLHVPSTSTKRIKHGNTEEQQKEIQHLLFPTTSAARNTFAFYFEPLLRKVMQEEIQHKLHHYLIPSCGLTLNELANTYERRRRLQLCFMNKMPETIFTMSEIKAEGDEPLQIELRDAGNQQRIVREEGSSMKIQLCVLYGDFEKEDWTAEEFNTQIVPPRVGKGQLLKGNKIITLRNGVADINIEIEFTDISKRRTGQFRLGVKIVQSNSIGACIREGRSEPFKVLDVRGKAYEKRDRPSLNDKVWRLRGIRRDGTLDKQLALDGIHTIKDFLQLLITNEDSLRNKIDKTGGKLWKKIIAHAKHCDVDDDGCYIYYVTEQPISSLVFNSILKVVEVTFHNQQNSRSIQSLNPQEKRLVEEVKQHAYKNLNDLKPLPIDTTIHGLVETSSSVQTAQYGGQDQARQPFDFPIAQQGLLSAYSTSFDLPFPCQPEMWPTTSISQSGLVGSEFCDQMAALGEMSSPYFSGEEVSRVGLFGSYTLEQVNANPLSFVYDDGAGSSNHYSSTNFVVQTSSKLKLKKYWQKIRSTLKWFMLYVARKRAKLFYDLY; from the exons atggCATCGAAGAGGGCATCTCATGTGGGTAGTACTAGTAGTTATGACAAGGATCTTCATGTTCCTTCTACTAGTACTAAGAGAATAAAACATGGGAATACAGAAGAACAACAAAAAGAGATCCAACACCTTTTATTTCC CACTACTAGCGCCGCCCGTAACACCTTTGCGTTTTACTTTGAACCTTTACTTCGAAAAGTG ATGCAAGAGGAGATTCAACATAAACTCCACCACTACCTAATCCCaag CTGTGGATTGACCCTTAACGAGTTGGCCAACACATATGAGAGGAGGAGACGTTTGCAATTGTGTTTCATGAACAAAATGCCTGAAACAATTTTCACAATGTCCGAAATCAAAGCTGAGGGAGATGAACCGCTTCAAATTGAACTGCGTGATGCTGGAAATCAGCAACGCATAGTCAGGGAAGAAGGTTCCTCGATGAAGATCCAATTATGTGTCCTATATGGTGACTTTGAAAAAGAGGATTGGACAGCTGAGGAGTTTAATACTCAAATTGTACCTCCAAGAGTTGGAAAAGGACAACTactgaaaggaaataaaatcaTTACACTAAGAAATGGAGTTGCTGATATCAACATAGAGATTGAGTTTACAGATATATCAAAGAGAAGAACCGGTCAATTTCGGCTAGGGGTTAAAATAGTTCAATCTAATTCAATTGGAGCGTGCATTCGGGAAGGTAGAAGCGAACCTTTTAAGGTCCTGGATGTTCGAGGAAAGG CTTACGAGAAGCGCGATCGTCCATCATTGAATGATAAGGTATGGCGTCTGAGAGGAATACGTAGAGATGGAACACTTGACAAGCAGTTGGCCTTGGATGGAATACACACTATTAAGGATTTTTTGCAGCTGTTGATAACTAATGAAGATTCATTAAGAAAT aaaatagacaAGACTGGTGGGAAGTTATGGAAGAAAATTATTGCACATGCTAAACATTGTGATGTAGATGATGATGGGTGCTACATCTATTATGTAACAGAACAACCAATATCCTCCCTTGtctttaattcaattttaaaggTTGTGGAGGTGActtttcataatcaacaaaacTCTCGTTCTATACAATCTCTCAATCCGCAGGAAAAG CGTTTGGTAGAAGAAGTTAAGCAACATGCTTACAAAAATTTGAATGATCTAAAACCATTGCCAATTGATACAACAATTCATGGTTTGGTGGAGACATCATCAAGTGTACAAACTGCACAATATGGTGGTCAAGATCAAGCCCGGCAACCGTTTGACTTTCCAATTGCTCAGCAAG GCCTGTTGAGTGCTTATTCTACAAGCTTTGACCTGCCATTTCCGTGCCAACCAGAAATGTGGCCGACTACCTCAATCTCACAAAGTGGCCTTGTTGGTTCTGAATTTTGTGATCAAATGGCAGCCTTGGGAGAAATGTCGTCGCCATACTTTTCTGGAGAAGAGGTATCACGGGTTGGTCTATTTGGAAGTTACACGTTGGAACAAGTAAATGCAAATCCTCTGTCCTTTGTTTATGATGATGGAGCAGGATCGAGCAATCATTATTCTTCCACCAATTTTGTTGTGCAAACATCAAGCAAATTGAAACTGAAAAAATATTGGCAAAAGATTCGATCTACTCTCAAATGGTTCATGTTGTATGTAGCTAGAAAGAGGGCAAAACTGTTTTATGATCTGTATTAA